One genomic window of Diospyros lotus cultivar Yz01 chromosome 8, ASM1463336v1, whole genome shotgun sequence includes the following:
- the LOC127807256 gene encoding probable glucan 1,3-beta-glucosidase A: protein MEKVQMATRRRLHLLCILLSMCCMFSVSHGRAAPNFRVRAVNLGGWLVTEGWIKPSLFDGIPNKDFLDGTGLQLKSVTAGKYLCAESGGGTIIVANRTAASGWETFKLWRINETTFQLRVFNEQFVGLDTAGNGVDVVAVAKTPGASETFQIVRNSADSSRIRIRAPNGFFLQVKTEDLVTADSDGNGSWGDDDASVFITTISGRMQGEFQVTNGYGPAMAAQVMREHWRTFIVEDDFKFMASNGINAVRIPVGWWIASDPTPPSPYVGGSLDALDNAFFWASKHGIKVIIDLHAAPGSQNGYEHSSSRDGSQEWGTSDENIQQTVAVIDFLTARYAKNVSLYAVELINEPLAPKATLDSLTKYYAAGYEAVRKHSSTAYVIMSNRLGEVDPKELFPLASGLKGSVIDVHYYNLYSSIFDNLSVQQNIDFVHTNRSAQLNQLTTANGPLTFVGEWVAEWQVSGAAKEDYQRFAQAQLEVYGRASFGWAYWTLKNVYNHWSLEWMITNGYIKLT from the exons atggagaaggTTCAAATGGCAACAAGAAGAAGACTGCATCTTCTATGCATACTTCTCTCCATGTGTTGTATGTTCTCCGTTTCCCATGGAAGAGCCGCTCCCAACTTCAGAGTTCGAGCTGTGAACCTTGGCGGCTGGCTCGTTACCGAAGGATGGATCAAACCCTCCCTCTTCGACGGCATTCCCAACAAAGATTTCTTG GATGGGACCGGGCTGCAGCTGAAATCGGTAACGGCGGGAAAATACCTCTGCGCTGAATCAGGCGGAGGAACAATCATCGTTGCCAACAGAACGGCAGCTTCCGGCTGGGAAACATTCAAA CTATGGAGGATCAACGAGACCACGTTTCAGTTGAGAGTGTTCAACGAGCAGTTCGTCGGACTAGACACAGCTGGAAACGGCGTCGACGTAGTAGCGGTTGCGAAAACGCCCGGCGCATCGGAAACGTTTCAGATTGTGAGGAATTCTGCTGACTCCAGCCGCATTCGGATCAGAGCGCCCAACGGCTTCTTCCTTCAG GTGAAGACAGAGGACCTCGTGACAGCTGATTCGGATGGAAATGGTAGCTGGGGAGACGACGATGCCTCGGTTTTTATCACAACTATATCCGGGCGCATGCAAGGGGAGTTCCAAGTCACAAATGGGTACGGTCCAGCCATGGCAGCACAAGTTATGAgg GAGCACTGGAGAACGTTCATTGTTGAAGATGACTTCAAGTTCATGGCCAGCAATGGGATCAATGCTGTGAGAATTCCAGTTGGGTGGTGGATAGCCAGTGATCCAACACCTCCAAGTCCTTATGTTGGAGGCTCCTTGGATGCCCTGGACAATGCCTTCTTCTGGGCCTC CAAGCACGGGATTAAGGTCATCATTGATCTACACGCAGCACCAGGCTCCCAGAATGGCTACGAGCACAGTTCTTCCAGAGACGGGTCTCAAGAATGGGGAACCTCTGATGAGAACATCCAACAGACTGTGGCTGTCATAGACTTCTTAACTGCAAG GTATGCGAAGAATGTGAGTCTGTATGCAGTGGAGCTGATCAATGAGCCTCTGGCGCCTAAAGCCACTCTGGATAGTCTGACCAAGTACTATGCTGCGGGCTACGAGGCTGTGAGGAAGCACTCCTCCACAGCTTACGTGATCATGTCGAACAGGCTGGGCGAGGTGGATCCAAAAGAGTTGTTTCCTCTGGCCAGTGGGTTGAAGGGATCGGTCATTGACGTTCACTACTACAACCTCTACTCCAGCATCTTCGACAACCTCAGCGTCCAGCAGAACATTGATTTCGTCCACACCAACCGCTCAGCACAGCTCAATCAGCTTACCACGGCTAATGGGCCTCTCACTTTTGTTG GGGAATGGGTGGCAGAATGGCAAGTGAGTGGGGCAGCAAAAGAGGACTACCAAAGGTTTGCCCAGGCCCAGCTGGAGGTGTATGGACGGGCCAGTTTTGGGTGGGCTTATTGGACCCTGAAGAATGTGTACAACCACTGGAGCCTGGAATGGATGATCACCAATGGCTACATCAAGCTAACTTAG